The following proteins are co-located in the Trichomycterus rosablanca isolate fTriRos1 chromosome 14, fTriRos1.hap1, whole genome shotgun sequence genome:
- the LOC134326311 gene encoding zinc finger protein 850-like, with amino-acid sequence MRHRIEIQRIHTGEKPYQCSQCGKSFITQSDLKKHQRIHTGEKPYFCSQCGKRFNAQSKLKIHQRIHTGEKPYRCSQCGKSFNTKSELKIHQRIHSGQKPYQCSQCGKSFNQQGHLKTHQRIHSGEKPYQCSQCGKGFNTKSDLKKHQHIHTGEKPYQCSQCGKSFNQQSHIKIHQRIHTGEKPYQCSQCGRGFNTNNDLITHQRIHTGEKPYQCSQCGKSFNTKSEVKIHQRIHTGEKPYQCSQCGKSFIQLSHLKIHQRIHTGEKPYQCSQCGKSFNQQSHFKIHQRIHTGEKPYQCSHCGKSFNQQSAFKTHQRIHTGEKPYQCSQCGKSFITQSDLKKHQRIHTGEKPYFCSQCGKRFNAQSKLKIHQRIHTGEKPYRCSQCGKSFNTKSELKIHQRIHSGQKPYQCSQCGKSFNQQGHLKTHQRIHSGEKPYQCSQCGKGFNTKSDLKKHQHIHTGEKPYQCSQCGKSFNQQSHIKIHQRIHTGEKPYQCSQCGRGFNTNNDLITHQRIHTGEKPYQCSQCGKSFNTKSEVKIHQRIHTGEKPYQCSQCGKSFIQLSHLKIHQRIHTGEKPYQCSQCGKSFNQQSHFKIHQRIHTGEKPYQCSHCGKSFNQQSAFKTHQRIHTGEKPYQCSHCGKSFNQQSALKTHQRIHTGEKPYQCSHCGKSFNQQSALKTHQRIHTGETLAASRIAY; translated from the coding sequence cgcattcacactggagagaaaccgtatcagtgctcacagtgtggaaagagttttattacacagagtgatctaaaaaaacaccagcgcattcacactggagaaaaaccgtatttctgctcacagtgtgggaagcgtTTTAATGCACAGagtaagctcaaaatacaccagcgcattcacactggagagaaaccatatcggtgctcacagtgtggaaagagttttaatacaaagagtgagctcaaaatacaccagcgcattcacagtggacagaaaccgtatcagtgctcacagtgtggaaagagttttaatcaacagggtcatctcaaaacacaccagcgcattcacagtggagagaaaccgtatcagtgctcacagtgtgggaagggttttaatacaaagagtgatctgaaaaaacaccagcacattcacactggagagaaaccgtatcagtgctcacagtgtggaaaaagttttaatcaacagagtcatatcaaaatccaccagcgcattcacactggagagaaaccgtatcagtgctcacaatgtggtaggggttttaatacaaataatgatctcataacacaccagcgcattcacaccggagagaaaccatatcagtgctcacagtgtggaaagagttttaatacaaagagtgaggttaaaatacaccagcgcattcacactggagagaaaccgtatcagtgctcacagtgtgggaagagttttattcaactgagtcatctcaaaatccaccagcgcattcacactggagagaaaccgtatcagtgctcacagtgtgggaagagttttaatcaacagagtcatttcaaaatccaccagcgcattcacactggagagaaaccgtatcagtgctcacattgtgggaagagttttaatcaacagagtgctttcaaaacacaccagcgcattcacactggagagaaaccgtatcagtgctcacagtgtggaaagagttttattacacagagtgatctaaaaaaacaccagcgcattcacactggagaaaaaccgtatttctgctcacagtgtgggaagcgtTTTAATGCACAGagtaagctcaaaatacaccagcgcattcacactggagagaaaccatatcggtgctcacagtgtggaaagagttttaatacaaagagtgagctcaaaatacaccagcgcattcacagtggacagaaaccgtatcagtgctcacagtgtggaaagagttttaatcaacagggtcatctcaaaacacaccagcgcattcacagtggagagaaaccgtatcagtgctcacagtgtgggaagggttttaatacaaagagtgatctgaaaaaacaccagcacattcacactggagagaaaccgtatcagtgctcacagtgtggaaaaagttttaatcaacagagtcatatcaaaatccaccagcgcattcacactggagagaaaccgtatcagtgctcacaatgtggtaggggttttaatacaaataatgatctcataacacaccagcgcattcacaccggagagaaaccatatcagtgctcacagtgtggaaagagttttaatacaaagagtgaggttaaaatacaccagcgcattcacactggagagaaaccgtatcagtgctcacagtgtgggaagagttttattcaactgagtcatctcaaaatccaccagcgcattcacactggagagaaaccgtatcagtgctcacagtgtgggaagagttttaatcaacagagtcatttcaaaatccaccagcgcattcacactggagagaaaccgtatcagtgctcacattgtgggaagagttttaatcaacagagtgctttcaaaacacaccagcgcattcacactggagagaaaccgtatcagtgctcacattgtggaaagagctttaatcaacaaagtgctctcaaaacacaccagcgcattcacactggagagaaaccatatcagtgctcacattgtggaaagagctttaatcaacagagtgctctcaaaacacaccagcgcattcacactggagagacaTTAGCTGCATCCAGAATCGCATACTGa